Within the Nitrospira sp. genome, the region GAAAACGCCTGGGCACTCGGTGGGACGGCCGGCCACGCGGGATTGTTCGGCACGGCCGAGTCGGTAGGGCGAATGGCTCAATGGTGGCTCCATGGTGTGACGGACGAGCCGGTACATGGTCGGTCGTCGCTGAGGAGACGATTCGTCTCGCGTGTGACAGCGGTACGCGGAACCAGCCGTGCGCTCGGATGGGACACCCCCTCCGCGCCGTCGTCGGCGGGGCGGTACTTTTCGCCGGCGTCATTCGGACACCTGGGATTTACGGGGACGTCGCTGTGGATCGATCCGAGTTGCGAGGTGATCGTCGTGTTGGTGTCGAACCGCGTCCATCCCACCAGGGCGAACGACAAAATCAAAGACTTTCGGCCGCGTTTACATGATGCAGTATGGGAGGCGTGGGGTCGAGGACGGGGAGATCAGTCGGCGTAGTCGATCCAAGTTTCCTTTTCGGCAAGGTAGCGCTTACCTCGAAAGTTGAGCCGCGTCCGCATACGGCGAAATCCGAGGTTCCGCAACTGTGTCACCACGTCGGTTACCGCGTCCGTCACGGTCTTCTGCGGCCGGCCGTCCACGACCAGCGCCTCGTACATGACGGTGGCGTAATAGCCGTTTCCACCTCGATTGACGGCGATCGATCGGTTGAAATAACGATCGCTCGGATCCATGCCCTCGATCTGATGGCGCTCGACCAATCCTTCCTTCCTCAACGACAACGGTAACGTGCTCATGCGATCCTCCGGCCTGTCTGCCCCAAGCGATGAGGCGGGGTCATTATAGAGAGGACCGTCCAACCGGCGCAACCGTGCGCTGCGCGGTCACGTCGCCCCGCGATCGTGCCTCGTTCCGGTTGACAGTCGATTCCCCCCTTCCTATCATGCCGCCTTTCCCAACCGGTCTGATCTGTGCGTCTTCCGGAATGGGAGAGGGGCGGCATGAACCTTCCGAATAGTCTGACAGCGTTACGAATCCTCATGATTCCGGTCTTCGTGGGTCTTCTCGTGTATGATCAGCCGGACCGTGCGTTGATCGTGCTCGTTCTCGCGGGCATCACAGATGCCTTGGACGGCGCCATCGCTCGCGTCACCAACCAACGGACCCCGCTTGGAGAAGTGCTCGACCCACTCGCCGACAAGTTGCTGCTGGTCGCGGGCTTTGTCACCCTGTCCGTGTTGCACATGGTTCCGTCGTGGGTGGCCATCGTGGTGGTGAGCCGGGACCTGATCCTCATCATCGGAACCATGGTTGCGCGCCTGACCGATTCTCCCCTGGACATTAAGCCGACTATTCTGGGAAAGGGGACCACGGCCCTCCAACTGCTCTATCTCGTCTTGGTTCTGTTGGTGGCGTCCGGCGGGTACGATATTGCCTACCTCAATCCGCTGCTGTTTCTGATGGTGCTCGTCACCCTTTCGTCTGGTTTTCATTATTTGTACCGTGGGTTTCTTCGAGGAGGCACGCGCGAGGCCTGAGGAGGCCTCTTGGCGATGGCCTCGTTCCATTCCTCATTGTTTGGCCTCAGTGCAGAACTCCTATCGTGGCGCCCGGCGAAAAATGCATTTGTTTTGACAGGTTTTGACCCCCCCTTTAGACTCGCCTGAGCAGCCTAGAACCGGTTGAATACGGCGGAATGCCGCAATCGATCTCAACCTCTGAGGAACTCCCATGGCAACCTTTGCCTACGTCGGTCGAACCAAACAAGGCGCGGTGCGAAAAGGTGAAGTCAGCGCGAAGAGCCGCGAGGAAGCGGTCGAGCAGCTCAAGAAGCAGAACCTGACCGTCACGACCTTAGAGGAGAAAGCCGGATTTAGTCTCAGTCTCGGGGGTGGTGTCGGCGACAAAGATATCGTCGTCTTCACGAGGCAGTTCGGCACGATGATCAACGCCGGCTTGCCGCTCGTGCAGTGTCTCGACATTCTGGCCAATCAGTCCGAAAACAAAGTGCTCTGCAAGGCGGTCGGAGAGACGAAGCTCGCCGTCGAGGGCGGAGCCACTCTTGCGGACGCACTGCGGAAACACCCGAAGGTCTTCGACGACCTGTACTGCAACATGATTCATGCCGGAGAGATGGGCGGCTTATTGGACACGATTCTCAACCGGCTCTCGAAGCACATCGAGAAGGCCATGAAGCTCAAGGGACAAATCAAGAGCGCCATGGTCTACCCGGCGTCCATCATCGGTGTGGCCGTGATCGTCATCAGCGTACTCATGATCTGGGTCATCCCCATTTTCGCCAAGATGTTCACGGAGCTGTCGGGGGGCAGGATGGGTCTGCCGGGACCGACGCAGCTCGTGATCAATGTCAGCAACTTCATGCAGAGCTATTTTCTCTTTATCATCGCCGGTGCGGTGGCGATCGGATGGGCGACTAAGAAGTACTATGCCACGGCCCAGGGAAAGCTCTATATCGATACGTTCCTGCTGAAATTGCCGATCTTCGGCGATCTCATTCGCAAGGCGTCCACCGCCAAGTTCACGCGCACGCTGGGGACACTGATTTCGAGCGGGGTGCCGTTGCTCGAGGCCTTGACGATCTGCGCCAAGACATCCGGCAACAAGGTGATCGAGAACACTCTGCTGGATGCGCGAGTGAGTATCAGCGGGGGGAAAACCATCGCCGAGCCCCTGATGAAGGGCAATGTCTTTCCCAAGATGGTGACCCAGATGATCGCGGTCGGCGAATCCACCGGAGCGTTGGACGCCATGCTTGGCAAGATCGCCGATTTCTACGAGGAAGAGGTCGACCAGGCGGTGGCCGCGCTGACGTCGTTGTTGGAACCGTTGATGATGGTCTTCCTCGGGACGATTATCGGCTTTATCGTCGTCGCGATGTACTTGCCGATCTTCACCATGGCCTCGGCCATCGGATAGGCGGCAGGTGATCAGACCACAGTGTCCGGTCCTGGTACGGTCGTTGTTCGGAGGCGACCACTCGACTGGGAGGCGGCTCAGTGCCGCGGTCCCGCCTTGTGTCGCGGGCATTGGGCCGTGCGCCTCGTCTCGCATTCCATTTCGCTACGTCAAAGGGTGTCCAGACCATGGAAACCATGAAGGCGCGCCTGTATTGGTTGATGGGCCTTCGGGTGGTCGTGGTCACGCTCCTGCTCGGGTTGTCTCTTGGGCTGCAGATTACCAGGGGCGAGCGGGAGGGGATGTTTTATGGCCTGATTGCCTTCGCCTACGGGGTGACGGTTCCCTACCTCTGGATCCTGTCTCGAATCAAAAGCGATCGCTGGTTGGCCTGGTTGGCGTACAGCCAGGTGGCCCTGGACCTGACCCTCGAAACGATGCTCGTGGCGAAGACGGGAGGGATCGAAAGTCCATTTGTGGTGCTCTACATCATCTCCGTGAGCCTGGGGAGTTTGGTCCCGGGGCGCAGTGTGGCCCCCATGGCGGGTGCAGCCGCGCTGGTGCTCTTTGGACTGGTCGCGCGGATGCAGGTCGCGGGGGATCCGGCTCCCGACTGGCTGATCCCCGGCCGAGTGCCGGGAGAGGATGCCTGGCGCGTATGGGGACTGAACAGCGTCGCCTTTCTGGTCGTTGGTCTGTTGAGCGGCGCGCTGGCGGATCAACTCCGGCAGGCAGACCGAACGTTGCACGAGAAGGCGGAGGGTCTGGCGCAACTGCAGGTCTTTCACCAGAACGTCATTCAGAGCATCAGCAGCGGGGTGTTCACGACGGACGAGCGAGGCTGCGTGACGACGTTCAACCGGGCGGCGCTCGAAATCATGGGGTATGGTTGGGATGACGTGCGCGGACGGGACTGGCGGGACCTCTTCAACTGGCATCCTGCGTCTGACTCGATGGAACCAGACGCGCTGTCGGCCACGACGCGATTCGAGGTCGAGTGCAAACGCTCCGATGGCGCGAGGCTGATCCTCGGCGTGACCATGGCGCCGTTGCACGAACGTGGCGTTCAAACAGGGCAAGTGGGGGTGTTCAAAGATCTGACGGAACTCCGCGATCTCGAAGAGCAGATGCGGCGAAAGGAGTGGTTGGCGAAGTTGGGAGAGATGTCGGCGGGGATGGCGCACGAGATCCGCAATCCGCTCGGGGCGCTCGCCGGCGCGATGCAGATTCTACGAAAGGATGCGAGCGCCGATGAGGGAAACCGGCATCTGATGGACATTGCCGTCCGTGAGGCCCGCCGACTCGATGAAATCATCACGGCGTTTCTCCAATACGCCAAGCCACCGGCACTGAATCTCGGCGAGGCGGATGTGAATCACCTGCTGGCCGATACCTTGGAACTGATCCAGCACGAAGCCCGCAGTCGGAAACGAATCACGATCGCGACACAGCTCAGCACGGGGCCGTTGCCCGCACAGGTCGACGCGAATCAGATGAAGCAAGTGTTCTGGAACCTGGCGACCAACGCGTTCGATGCGATGAAGAAGAAGGGCGGGCGGCTGACGATCGTGACCGGGCACCGATGGATCGAAACTCGCGAACGCAGCGGAGACGTCGTCGAGATTGCATTTGAGGACACCGGCGAGGGAATCGACAAGGAACACTTGGACAAGATTTTCTTGCCGTTTTTTACCACCAAACAGACGGGATCCGGGCTGGGACTGGCGGCCGTCCATCGCATCGTCGATCAGCACGGTGGCTGGATTCGAGTCGAGAGCCAAGCCGGCACGGGGTCCCGGTTTATCGTCTGCCTGCCGCGGGCGGCGGATGGGCCGAGACTCTGGCACGAAGGTAGGGAGCCGTGGAAAAAATACTCGTAGTCGACGATGAGCCAAGTTTGCGCGACGTGCTGAGCATCATGCTCAAGAAGGCCGGGTATGCCACCAATACGGCGTCCGATGGCGAGGAGGCCGTCACGCAAATCGGCAAGGAGATCTACGATCTCGTGATCACGGACTTGAAGATGCCGGGTATGGGCGGCATGGACGTGTTGAAAGCCGTGAAATCGTCATCGCCGGACACCGTGGTGCTCGTGGTCACGGCCTTCGGCTCGGCGGAGTCGGCCGTCGAGGCGATGAAGCTGGGGGCCTACGACTACCTGACGAAGCCGTTCCAGATCGACGAAGTGCAACTGACGATCCGGAACGCGCTGGAGAAACGTCGCCTGTCCACCGAGAACATGCTCCTCAAACGAGAAATGGCGAGCCACTCGTCGCTGTCGAGCATCATCGGACAAAGCGACGCGATGCAGAAGGTATTCGACGTCATCGTCAAGGTCGCCGATACGCGTAGCAACGTGTTGATCTGCGGTGAAAGCGGCACCGGAAAGGAATTGGTGGCACGCGCGATCCATTACAATAGTTCCCGCGCGCACATGCCCTTCGTCGCGGTCAACTGCAGCGCCATGCCGGAGACGTTGCTGGAGAGCGAGCTGTTCGGCCACATGAAGGGGTCGTTCACCGGAGCCGTGTCGAACAAGGCGGGGCTGTTCGAGGTCGCCAACGGCGGCAGCATCTTCTTGGACGAAATCGGCGACATGTCGATGCCGACGCAGGTGAAGCTCTTGCGCGTGATCCAGGAGCGGGAGTTCCGACGGGTCGGAGGGACGCAGGATGTGAAAGTCGACGTGCGGATCATCGCGGCCACCAATCGCGATCTCGAGCGGGCCGTGGCGGAAGGGACGTTCCGGGAGGATCTGTACTATCGTCTCGACGTAATCCCCATTCGGCTTCCCCCCTTGCGGGTCCGTACCGGAGATATTCCCCTGCTGGTGCAGCATTTCCTCGATCAGTTCGCCAAGGAGAGCGGCAAGCCGGCTCCGAGCATTGCGCCGGATGCCGTACAGGCGCTCCTCGCTCACGAGTGGCGCGGCAACGTCCGGGAACTCGAAAACCTGATCGAACGGGCCGTGGCGTTTTCGAGCGGCGGCACGATTACGGCCACGGACGTCCGCGGCTGGCTCCACCGTCCCGCGCCGACCCAGGCTGCCAGTCCGACCGAGCTGCCTCCGGAAGGGTTGGATTTGGAAGGCTTGATCTGTAAGATAGAAAAGGATTTGCTGCTCAAGGCCCTGGAGCGCACGGGCTGGGTCAAGAAAAAGGCCGCTCGGCTGCTGCAACTTAACACGCGATCCTTCCGCTATCGCCTCGAAAAATACGGCATCAAAGGTGGACAGGACGAGCCGAACGACCCCGACTGACACGGCCACTCTGGCGAAGGTCTCATCGCCGGCCAAGGTCAACCTGGTCCTTCGCATCCTCGATCGCCGGCCGGACGGGTACCACAACCTCTGGTCCCTCATGCAGACCGTCGGATTGGCCGACGATCTCTTCATCAGTCTCGATCCGTCATCGACGGACATCCATCTCTCCTGCGCGCATCCCGAGGTTCCGCTTGGACCGACCAATCTGATCCATCGGGCCGCACGGGCGGTCCTCGACCGGGCCGGGATCGAGATCGGGCTGCACATCGAACTCGAGAAGCGCATTCCGATGGGAGCGGGCCTTGGAGGCGGCAGCAGCAACGCGGCCGCGACGGTGCTGGGGTTGAACCGGCTGCTCGGTCTCAAGTGGACGGCCGCTACGATGACGGAGGTCACCGCCTCGCTTGGGAGCGATATCCCGTTTTTCTTCTCCGCTCCCACCGCGATTATTTCGGGACGGGGAGAGCGGGTGACTCCCCTGCGCATGACGGGCAGCCGGACGCTCCTGCTCGTCAATCCAGGGTTCGGCGTGGAAACCGCGTGGGCGTATCGAACCCTTGCGGCCGGTCGATCGCAGTCGCCTCGGCTTGCCGAATCCCTGCAGCGCCTCACCGATTCAACGACAGTGGATTGGGGAACCCTCAGCCCGCTCATGGAGAACGATTTCGAGCCGGTCGTCTTTGCCGCGCATCCCACCCTGGCAGCGATCAAGGCCGCATTGCTCGCTGCCGGAGCCGAATCGGCGTTTCTGTCCGGTACCGGAGCGACGGTGTTCGGCGTGTTCCAGAGCAAAGAGTCGGCGGCCTTGGCCCTCGAACGCCTTGAGATTCGGCCGGAATGGAAGGCCTGGGTCGTCCCGACCGCCGCGAGCCCGCTCGCCGTTCAGGCCGTGTCCTGAGACGGATCGGCGCGCTCGCTTTCCGCTCCAGAGTTGACAGTTCTCCACGTACTTCGCTACATTGCCCTGTTCTTTTCGTTGTCCTTCCGCTGGGATCGGGGCGTCGGCCTCATTATCGCGATTCATCGGCAGGGAGCAGGGGAGCAACGGCCATGGGAAGAAGTTACCAGGGCGTGATGCACGGCGACCTGAAATTGTTCACGGGCACGGCCAATCCGGCGCTCGCACAAGAGATTTGCCAGTATTTGGGCATCCCCGTCGGCGGGGCGACGGTCTCCGCCTTCAGCGACGGCGAAATTCGGGTGCGATTGGACGAAAACGTCCGGGGGGCGGACGCGTTCGTGGTCCAGTCGTGTTGTCAACCGGTCAATACGTCGATCATGGAATTGCTGATCATGATCGATGCGCTGAAGCGCTCGTCGGCC harbors:
- a CDS encoding CDP-diacylglycerol--glycerol-3-phosphate 3-phosphatidyltransferase — encoded protein: MNLPNSLTALRILMIPVFVGLLVYDQPDRALIVLVLAGITDALDGAIARVTNQRTPLGEVLDPLADKLLLVAGFVTLSVLHMVPSWVAIVVVSRDLILIIGTMVARLTDSPLDIKPTILGKGTTALQLLYLVLVLLVASGGYDIAYLNPLLFLMVLVTLSSGFHYLYRGFLRGGTREA
- the pilC gene encoding type II secretion system protein F; its protein translation is MATFAYVGRTKQGAVRKGEVSAKSREEAVEQLKKQNLTVTTLEEKAGFSLSLGGGVGDKDIVVFTRQFGTMINAGLPLVQCLDILANQSENKVLCKAVGETKLAVEGGATLADALRKHPKVFDDLYCNMIHAGEMGGLLDTILNRLSKHIEKAMKLKGQIKSAMVYPASIIGVAVIVISVLMIWVIPIFAKMFTELSGGRMGLPGPTQLVINVSNFMQSYFLFIIAGAVAIGWATKKYYATAQGKLYIDTFLLKLPIFGDLIRKASTAKFTRTLGTLISSGVPLLEALTICAKTSGNKVIENTLLDARVSISGGKTIAEPLMKGNVFPKMVTQMIAVGESTGALDAMLGKIADFYEEEVDQAVAALTSLLEPLMMVFLGTIIGFIVVAMYLPIFTMASAIG
- the pilS gene encoding PAS domain-containing sensor histidine kinase, translated to METMKARLYWLMGLRVVVVTLLLGLSLGLQITRGEREGMFYGLIAFAYGVTVPYLWILSRIKSDRWLAWLAYSQVALDLTLETMLVAKTGGIESPFVVLYIISVSLGSLVPGRSVAPMAGAAALVLFGLVARMQVAGDPAPDWLIPGRVPGEDAWRVWGLNSVAFLVVGLLSGALADQLRQADRTLHEKAEGLAQLQVFHQNVIQSISSGVFTTDERGCVTTFNRAALEIMGYGWDDVRGRDWRDLFNWHPASDSMEPDALSATTRFEVECKRSDGARLILGVTMAPLHERGVQTGQVGVFKDLTELRDLEEQMRRKEWLAKLGEMSAGMAHEIRNPLGALAGAMQILRKDASADEGNRHLMDIAVREARRLDEIITAFLQYAKPPALNLGEADVNHLLADTLELIQHEARSRKRITIATQLSTGPLPAQVDANQMKQVFWNLATNAFDAMKKKGGRLTIVTGHRWIETRERSGDVVEIAFEDTGEGIDKEHLDKIFLPFFTTKQTGSGLGLAAVHRIVDQHGGWIRVESQAGTGSRFIVCLPRAADGPRLWHEGREPWKKYS
- the pilR gene encoding acetoacetate metabolism regulatory protein AtoC produces the protein MEKILVVDDEPSLRDVLSIMLKKAGYATNTASDGEEAVTQIGKEIYDLVITDLKMPGMGGMDVLKAVKSSSPDTVVLVVTAFGSAESAVEAMKLGAYDYLTKPFQIDEVQLTIRNALEKRRLSTENMLLKREMASHSSLSSIIGQSDAMQKVFDVIVKVADTRSNVLICGESGTGKELVARAIHYNSSRAHMPFVAVNCSAMPETLLESELFGHMKGSFTGAVSNKAGLFEVANGGSIFLDEIGDMSMPTQVKLLRVIQEREFRRVGGTQDVKVDVRIIAATNRDLERAVAEGTFREDLYYRLDVIPIRLPPLRVRTGDIPLLVQHFLDQFAKESGKPAPSIAPDAVQALLAHEWRGNVRELENLIERAVAFSSGGTITATDVRGWLHRPAPTQAASPTELPPEGLDLEGLICKIEKDLLLKALERTGWVKKKAARLLQLNTRSFRYRLEKYGIKGGQDEPNDPD
- the ispE gene encoding 4-diphosphocytidyl-2-C-methyl-D-erythritol kinase, which encodes MDRTSRTTPTDTATLAKVSSPAKVNLVLRILDRRPDGYHNLWSLMQTVGLADDLFISLDPSSTDIHLSCAHPEVPLGPTNLIHRAARAVLDRAGIEIGLHIELEKRIPMGAGLGGGSSNAAATVLGLNRLLGLKWTAATMTEVTASLGSDIPFFFSAPTAIISGRGERVTPLRMTGSRTLLLVNPGFGVETAWAYRTLAAGRSQSPRLAESLQRLTDSTTVDWGTLSPLMENDFEPVVFAAHPTLAAIKAALLAAGAESAFLSGTGATVFGVFQSKESAALALERLEIRPEWKAWVVPTAASPLAVQAVS